A part of Helicobacter himalayensis genomic DNA contains:
- a CDS encoding FtsX-like permease family protein → MNSLKRHLALIIPLLALLFGLESILLVNRAIATHEQKLAESYSIVIASKEVLTLQKVQSFIREASELTPTATDSLMNDLRKDLSKESVESIQKELPYFYKLRLSVFPDQERLDKIRSTLLKLNGVLKVEAFVKSHSQVYKLLLIIKGSVVIFSVLIALLSALLMVKQIEVWKFEHSERMEIMSFLGAPSWMRNSILFKLAIIDSFVATALSVIALLYFKDSALALNIAEALEVTSEIVKVWSDLFVLLFSSIVISLVSVAFVILKQKDL, encoded by the coding sequence ATGAATTCTCTTAAAAGACATCTTGCCTTAATCATTCCATTGCTCGCGCTACTTTTTGGGTTGGAGAGCATTTTACTTGTCAATCGCGCAATTGCCACACACGAGCAAAAACTCGCAGAGAGCTATTCTATCGTTATTGCTTCAAAAGAAGTGCTTACCTTACAAAAAGTGCAAAGCTTTATACGAGAAGCAAGTGAGCTTACGCCAACGGCTACAGATTCTCTAATGAATGATTTACGCAAAGATCTTAGCAAAGAAAGCGTGGAATCTATCCAAAAAGAATTGCCCTATTTTTATAAACTGCGCCTATCCGTTTTCCCAGACCAAGAGCGTTTGGATAAAATCCGCTCGACTTTGCTTAAGCTTAATGGCGTGCTAAAGGTTGAAGCCTTTGTGAAATCGCATTCTCAAGTGTATAAACTTTTGCTTATTATCAAAGGCTCGGTGGTGATTTTCTCTGTGCTCATTGCGCTTTTAAGTGCGCTTTTAATGGTGAAGCAAATTGAGGTGTGGAAATTTGAGCATAGTGAAAGAATGGAGATTATGAGCTTTTTAGGCGCGCCTTCTTGGATGCGTAATAGCATACTTTTTAAGCTTGCGATTATAGATTCTTTTGTCGCCACAGCACTAAGTGTTATCGCGCTACTTTATTTCAAAGACAGCGCGCTTGCCCTAAATATCGCCGAAGCGCTAGAAGTGACTTCAGAGATTGTGAAAGTGTGGAGTGATTTATTTGTTTTACTTTTCTCTTCTATTGTGATTTCGCTTGTATCTGTGGCATTTGTGATTTTAAAGCAAAAAGATTTGTAA
- the fliS gene encoding flagellar export chaperone FliS, with translation MRSTNAYNLYQQNAVMVESPVKLVEMLYEGILRFCAQAKRYMEAGDIEKKIYYINRTTDIFTELLNTLDYEKGGDVAAYLTGLYTHQIKLLTQANVTNDTSKIDIVINVARGLLEAWREVNAQELLHMD, from the coding sequence ATGAGAAGCACCAACGCCTACAATCTGTATCAACAAAATGCTGTAATGGTAGAATCTCCGGTTAAACTTGTGGAGATGTTGTATGAGGGGATTTTGCGTTTTTGTGCGCAGGCAAAGCGCTATATGGAAGCAGGTGATATTGAGAAAAAAATCTATTATATCAACCGCACGACTGATATTTTCACAGAGTTGCTAAATACCCTTGATTATGAAAAAGGTGGCGATGTAGCTGCGTATCTCACAGGGCTTTACACTCATCAGATTAAACTTCTCACACAAGCAAATGTCACTAATGATACAAGCAAAATTGATATTGTTATAAATGTCGCAAGAGGCTTGCTTGAAGCGTGGCGCGAAGTTAATGCGCAAGAGCTTTTGCATATGGATTAG
- a CDS encoding murein hydrolase activator EnvC family protein yields the protein MRAFSRLFFCVFFATNVFANIEQDISLNTQKLAQNNKEKTQLSQKLEVLGKNIQAKNNEVIRLDSQIESLQKEINQNKNKYSAQEQALQENQKRHKQLLERQSALENEILTLFSQGLAFYMLSEHIESPEDVLSREAYMILFANTKKRIKTLNTQKQKLSNDIIAVSKNITQIQNSIDESTKKKNELESAKTKQEQVLLSMQGELKIYNQKLQEINNERKNLDSILNNLKITQAQNQKKIEEKIKKEEEDNAKKPQQKRTITADKNIKIASSAYKDISTIAYKGAKTIAPLDSFMVEQKFGPTFDPVYKMKFFYENVILVPKKRNADVKSVLDGRIVFAKENPVIKKVIIIEHTNSLYTVYAYLDKISATIKPGVHIKKGYIIGKVNEKLSFEVTQKDKHIDPLQLIKVN from the coding sequence ATGCGCGCTTTTAGTAGGCTTTTTTTCTGTGTTTTTTTTGCGACAAATGTTTTTGCAAATATCGAGCAAGACATTTCACTAAACACCCAAAAGCTTGCGCAAAACAACAAGGAAAAAACCCAACTTAGCCAAAAGCTAGAAGTACTTGGAAAAAATATTCAAGCTAAAAATAATGAGGTGATAAGGCTAGATTCTCAAATTGAAAGCTTGCAGAAAGAAATTAACCAAAATAAAAATAAATATTCCGCACAAGAGCAAGCCTTGCAGGAAAATCAAAAGCGCCACAAACAGCTTTTAGAGCGACAAAGTGCGCTAGAAAATGAGATTCTTACACTTTTTTCACAAGGGCTGGCATTTTATATGCTTAGCGAACATATAGAATCCCCCGAAGATGTGCTTTCCCGCGAGGCATATATGATACTTTTTGCTAACACAAAAAAGCGCATAAAAACGCTCAATACGCAAAAACAAAAATTAAGCAATGATATTATTGCGGTTTCAAAAAATATCACGCAGATTCAAAACTCAATCGATGAAAGCACGAAGAAAAAAAATGAGCTAGAATCTGCTAAGACGAAGCAAGAGCAGGTCCTTCTTTCCATGCAAGGCGAGCTAAAAATTTATAATCAAAAATTACAAGAAATCAACAATGAGCGCAAGAATCTAGATTCTATTTTAAACAATCTCAAAATCACACAAGCACAGAATCAGAAAAAAATCGAGGAAAAAATCAAAAAAGAAGAAGAGGATAATGCCAAAAAGCCACAACAAAAGCGCACAATCACTGCGGATAAAAATATAAAAATCGCTTCAAGCGCGTATAAAGATATTTCTACTATCGCTTATAAAGGTGCAAAGACTATCGCGCCGCTAGATTCTTTTATGGTGGAGCAGAAGTTTGGTCCGACATTTGACCCGGTGTATAAGATGAAATTTTTTTATGAAAATGTGATTCTTGTGCCAAAAAAGAGAAATGCTGATGTTAAAAGCGTGTTGGACGGCAGGATTGTCTTTGCAAAAGAAAATCCTGTGATTAAAAAAGTCATCATTATTGAGCATACAAATTCGCTCTACACCGTATATGCGTATTTGGATAAGATTTCTGCGACAATCAAACCCGGTGTGCATATCAAAAAGGGTTACATTATAGGAAAAGTCAATGAAAAGCTAAGTTTTGAAGTAACCCAAAAAGACAAGCATATCGATCCACTTCAGCTTATTAAAGTTAATTAA
- a CDS encoding cell division ATP-binding protein FtsE, with translation MSTIIEAKNLNLGYKNDENVIKNASFSINAKEFVFITGASGSGKSTILSSLYGHLPVKGGSLEVYGINMPRASKARIHYLRQNIGIVFQDYKLVKEWNIEKNVMLPMVINGYKKEICKSQVERLLVHIKLSHKANKFPLELSGGEQQRVAMARALAHNPAIILADEPTGNLDDYSSELIWGLLKGVNEQLGITVVVVTHRLPERLNVNYRRLHIEEGVVYEFS, from the coding sequence GTGAGCACAATCATAGAAGCAAAGAATCTGAACTTGGGCTACAAAAATGATGAAAATGTCATAAAAAATGCAAGTTTTAGTATTAATGCAAAAGAATTTGTTTTCATCACCGGGGCGAGTGGTAGCGGGAAAAGCACGATTTTAAGCTCGCTTTATGGGCATTTGCCTGTCAAAGGTGGCTCGTTAGAGGTCTATGGTATCAATATGCCTCGCGCTTCAAAGGCAAGGATTCACTATTTGCGCCAAAATATAGGCATTGTCTTTCAGGACTATAAACTTGTGAAAGAATGGAATATCGAAAAAAATGTTATGCTTCCTATGGTGATAAATGGCTATAAGAAAGAAATTTGTAAATCTCAAGTTGAGCGCCTTTTGGTGCATATCAAGCTTTCGCATAAGGCAAATAAATTCCCCTTAGAGCTTAGTGGTGGGGAACAGCAACGCGTAGCAATGGCGCGCGCACTCGCGCATAATCCTGCTATTATCCTAGCAGATGAGCCAACAGGGAATCTTGATGATTACTCAAGCGAGCTTATTTGGGGGCTTTTAAAAGGCGTGAATGAACAGCTTGGCATAACCGTGGTTGTAGTGACGCACCGCCTGCCAGAGCGCTTAAATGTTAATTACAGACGCTTACACATTGAAGAAGGGGTAGTATATGAATTCTCTTAA
- the trmB gene encoding tRNA (guanosine(46)-N7)-methyltransferase TrmB has translation MPHFYATKSLDSEILPFQSGEFEFLLCATNCLFEESSLVLVRYKNKEEFFIRILSKQKDTLKRKDALKQKDTPSCARYLYKCHKYATPTPIGIAKDALQILSVKLDSTISHNLSPNTPAQSTQSEFLLTPQQVFAFLQDSKNVENLSLEIGFGSGRHLLNLATNAQKEKSNARFLGLEIYKPAIEQALRQIKLLNLENLYISNLDVRLLLELMPQDSLSVIYLHFPVPWGKKPHRRVFSKTFLHHALRALKMGGFLHLRTDDEGYFEDSLNILKSTHTKYRVEKNASLSVVSKYEARWRRQQKDIYDVFVYKNVLSQTPAQTSGDFHFTKAQQSVFYKKAQFFAKNPQNLPKVLKKDCFLHINSIYKNKDCFIVSVSFGDFYQPQNSFVLIQNHTARYVGKDLLPTNAALNAHKLLCEILTSKEEL, from the coding sequence ATGCCACATTTTTATGCTACAAAATCTTTAGATTCTGAAATCTTGCCCTTTCAAAGCGGGGAGTTTGAATTTCTCCTTTGCGCTACAAACTGCCTTTTTGAAGAAAGCTCGCTTGTTTTGGTGCGCTACAAAAACAAAGAGGAATTTTTTATCAGAATCTTATCCAAACAAAAAGACACATTAAAAAGAAAAGACGCGTTGAAGCAAAAGGATACACCCTCTTGCGCGCGCTATTTGTATAAATGCCACAAATATGCTACTCCAACGCCCATTGGCATTGCAAAAGATGCCCTGCAAATCCTTAGTGTAAAGTTAGATTCTACAATTTCGCATAATCTCTCGCCAAACACACCCGCACAAAGCACACAAAGTGAGTTTTTGCTTACACCCCAGCAAGTTTTCGCCTTTTTGCAAGATTCTAAAAATGTAGAAAATCTAAGCCTTGAAATTGGCTTTGGCAGTGGCAGACATTTGCTAAATCTCGCTACAAATGCGCAAAAAGAAAAAAGCAACGCGCGCTTTTTGGGGCTTGAGATTTATAAGCCCGCCATTGAGCAAGCCCTGCGTCAAATAAAACTTCTCAATTTAGAGAATCTCTATATTTCAAATCTCGATGTGCGTCTGCTTTTGGAGCTTATGCCACAAGATTCTTTAAGTGTTATTTACTTGCATTTCCCTGTGCCGTGGGGTAAAAAACCTCATCGCCGTGTTTTTAGTAAAACCTTCTTGCATCACGCACTGCGGGCGCTAAAAATGGGTGGATTCTTACATTTACGCACTGATGATGAGGGGTATTTTGAAGATTCTTTGAATATTCTAAAAAGCACGCATACCAAATATCGTGTGGAAAAAAATGCAAGCCTTAGTGTGGTGAGTAAATATGAAGCGCGCTGGCGAAGGCAGCAAAAAGATATTTATGATGTTTTTGTGTATAAAAATGTGCTAAGTCAAACGCCCGCGCAAACAAGTGGGGATTTTCACTTCACCAAAGCCCAACAAAGTGTGTTTTACAAAAAAGCGCAATTTTTTGCAAAAAATCCACAAAATTTACCAAAAGTGTTAAAAAAGGATTGCTTTTTGCATATTAATAGCATATACAAAAACAAAGATTGTTTTATTGTGAGTGTGAGTTTTGGGGATTTTTACCAACCTCAAAATAGTTTTGTTTTGATTCAAAATCACACAGCGCGCTATGTTGGCAAGGATTTGCTCCCTACAAATGCCGCGTTGAACGCACATAAGCTGCTTTGTGAAATCCTAACTTCAAAGGAAGAATTGTGA
- a CDS encoding FlaG family protein — protein MSIVTNDLQVAQHRLVDMVKSMPQVSNKEAQKLQSAQEIVDDQSAKESKKQLENELVELSKKLNDEMKRIGTSISFAYNETLPGLTVTVKEYGGEKIIREIPSQEAIELMKRMREVVGVIFDKKG, from the coding sequence ATGAGTATTGTTACAAATGATTTACAGGTGGCACAGCATCGTCTTGTTGATATGGTTAAATCTATGCCGCAGGTTTCAAATAAAGAGGCGCAAAAACTACAAAGTGCGCAAGAAATTGTAGATGATCAATCAGCCAAAGAAAGCAAAAAACAGCTAGAAAATGAGCTAGTCGAGCTAAGCAAAAAGCTCAATGACGAAATGAAGCGCATTGGCACGAGCATCAGCTTTGCGTATAATGAAACTTTGCCCGGGCTTACGGTTACGGTGAAGGAATATGGCGGGGAAAAGATTATCCGTGAAATTCCTAGTCAGGAGGCGATTGAGCTTATGAAGCGTATGCGGGAAGTAGTTGGCGTTATCTTTGATAAAAAAGGTTAG
- the fliD gene encoding flagellar filament capping protein FliD, which yields MALGKLSSLGIGSNVLNYDTIEKLRKADEASQIKPLEKKMEKNLEKQTELVELTSAVREIKSYTSKLADYSTYLGRSSNVVGDALKATITAGVPVQDIKLDIESIAKSDINEVGAKFAERDSVFTQKDATLNFFTKGKFYEIEIKAGMALDEVAQLITDKTGGEVIGTVMKTGGSNPYQLMINSGETGESNRIYFGALINGDTIKKGALDIKDDDFSITLATAKGVSKTLNISLKTGTDSKTSDNAVALKEAILKAIEADSDFEGLLENGDINIGLGAKGDSLIINDRRGNEVQVGGAKARELGFKSTTSKDNLENKDLVTTKPIQAGLLKGTITIGSVPLDLATITKKNNTSYDNAKAIAAAIDNIAGLHSSATQDGKVIINSDTGEVSIVPANDSASKEMLESWGVSSGSSMDYIKTQSDLFKIKNIQSAQDAEFSYNGIKMRRPSNNVDDVASGITLELLSTTEPGKPAIVNVTRDDEAIIESLTKFVESYNALSMKVDELTRFDEDSKIAGVFNGDSDVRMIRPTLNKIFSYTMGAGIERQSLVKYGISINEKGVMSLDTSTLRNALNSDPEGAKEFFQGKITTREFREIEVDGVFKMLDKELAKLVDGSNSRLKLLEESLTREDKKLKEDRNKANAMLDTRYDLMAQRFVAYDGQISRTNNSFNSVQMMIDQSVANNKK from the coding sequence ATGGCACTAGGAAAACTTAGCTCTCTAGGCATTGGGAGCAATGTTCTTAACTACGACACGATTGAAAAATTGCGCAAAGCTGATGAGGCTTCACAAATCAAGCCACTTGAAAAAAAGATGGAAAAAAACCTCGAAAAGCAAACCGAGCTTGTGGAGCTTACAAGCGCTGTGCGAGAAATCAAATCTTACACAAGCAAGCTCGCAGATTATTCTACTTATTTGGGACGTTCAAGCAATGTCGTAGGAGATGCGCTCAAAGCCACAATCACTGCTGGCGTGCCGGTGCAAGATATTAAGCTTGATATAGAATCCATCGCAAAATCTGATATAAACGAAGTTGGCGCGAAGTTTGCGGAAAGAGATTCTGTCTTTACACAAAAAGACGCAACGCTTAATTTTTTCACAAAAGGCAAGTTTTACGAGATTGAGATAAAAGCGGGAATGGCACTTGATGAGGTCGCTCAGCTTATCACTGATAAGACGGGTGGCGAAGTGATTGGCACGGTTATGAAAACCGGTGGGAGCAATCCCTATCAACTAATGATAAACTCCGGAGAAACCGGCGAATCAAATAGAATCTACTTTGGCGCACTCATCAATGGCGATACAATCAAAAAAGGCGCGCTAGATATTAAAGATGATGACTTTAGCATAACGCTTGCCACAGCAAAAGGTGTGAGCAAAACACTAAATATCAGCCTAAAAACCGGCACAGATTCTAAAACAAGCGATAACGCAGTCGCGCTCAAAGAAGCGATACTCAAAGCCATAGAGGCAGATTCTGATTTTGAAGGTTTGCTAGAAAATGGGGATATTAATATCGGGCTTGGGGCAAAGGGAGATTCTCTTATCATCAACGACAGGAGGGGGAATGAAGTCCAAGTAGGTGGCGCAAAAGCGAGGGAGCTAGGCTTTAAATCTACAACAAGCAAGGATAATCTTGAAAATAAAGATTTAGTCACCACAAAACCCATTCAAGCAGGTTTGCTAAAAGGCACAATTACTATTGGTTCTGTCCCACTTGATCTCGCAACGATTACAAAGAAAAATAACACCTCTTATGATAATGCCAAGGCTATTGCAGCAGCGATTGATAATATCGCAGGATTGCATTCAAGTGCAACGCAAGATGGCAAGGTGATTATCAACTCTGATACAGGTGAAGTCTCTATTGTGCCAGCAAATGACAGCGCGAGCAAAGAGATGCTAGAATCTTGGGGCGTGAGCAGTGGCTCAAGTATGGATTATATTAAGACGCAAAGCGATCTTTTTAAGATTAAAAATATACAATCCGCGCAAGATGCGGAGTTTAGCTACAACGGCATTAAAATGCGCCGTCCAAGCAATAATGTTGATGATGTGGCAAGTGGGATTACGCTTGAGTTACTTTCTACCACAGAGCCGGGCAAGCCAGCGATTGTTAATGTTACGCGCGATGATGAGGCGATTATTGAAAGCCTTACAAAATTTGTAGAATCTTACAATGCGCTTAGTATGAAAGTCGATGAACTTACACGTTTTGATGAAGATTCTAAAATCGCGGGTGTGTTTAATGGCGATAGTGATGTGCGTATGATACGTCCAACGCTTAATAAGATTTTTTCCTACACGATGGGTGCGGGGATTGAGCGACAATCGCTTGTCAAATATGGTATAAGTATCAATGAAAAGGGCGTTATGTCGCTTGATACCTCGACTTTACGCAATGCGCTAAATAGCGACCCAGAGGGCGCAAAAGAGTTTTTTCAAGGCAAAATAACGACAAGGGAATTTCGAGAAATTGAAGTTGATGGCGTTTTTAAAATGCTTGATAAAGAACTTGCAAAATTGGTCGATGGTAGCAACTCAAGATTGAAATTGCTCGAAGAAAGTCTTACGAGAGAAGATAAAAAACTCAAGGAAGATAGAAATAAGGCAAATGCTATGCTTGATACGCGTTATGACTTGATGGCGCAACGTTTTGTGGCTTATGACGGGCAGATTTCAAGAACAAATAATTCTTTCAATAGCGTGCAGATGATGATTGATCAATCTGTGGCAAATAACAAAAAATAA